Proteins encoded by one window of Candidatus Abyssobacteria bacterium SURF_5:
- a CDS encoding PilT/PilU family type 4a pilus ATPase, with amino-acid sequence MNLHALLHTVVGQCGSDIHFKAGNPPVIRYDGRLVRLDYSPLSRKDIDDVLHQILTEEELELFRERRDLDVSYAVSELSRFRVNICREMGSVRLVFRLIPFEIPAIRELKLPLVLEEICKTPRGLVLVTGPTGSGKSTTLAAMISHINANYPRHIVTIEDPIEFVHTDRQGMVTQRQVGIDTDSFVQSMRAVVRQDPDVIMLGEMRDAETVFSAMQAAETGHLVLSTLHTPDAIDTVNRITDFFPAEQHQQVRNQFSICLRAIVSQRLVPRKTGTGRIAAVEILIGTQLVKERIRIQADASQIISLMCEGRETYGMQTFDQHLYELWEAEEISEETALAYATSPKDLSLRLRGLI; translated from the coding sequence ATGAATCTACACGCCTTGCTTCACACTGTCGTCGGACAGTGCGGCTCAGACATCCATTTCAAAGCGGGAAATCCCCCTGTTATTCGCTATGATGGCCGCTTGGTGAGACTCGATTACTCGCCTTTGAGCAGGAAAGACATTGACGATGTCCTGCATCAAATCCTGACCGAAGAAGAACTCGAATTGTTTCGCGAACGCCGCGACCTCGACGTTTCCTATGCGGTCTCGGAGCTGTCCCGGTTCCGCGTGAACATCTGCCGCGAAATGGGAAGCGTCAGGCTCGTCTTCCGATTGATTCCCTTCGAAATCCCAGCCATCCGGGAACTGAAACTCCCGCTCGTCCTCGAGGAGATTTGCAAGACCCCGCGCGGGCTGGTTCTGGTAACCGGGCCGACCGGAAGTGGAAAATCGACCACGTTAGCTGCTATGATATCGCATATCAATGCCAATTATCCGCGGCACATCGTCACGATTGAAGACCCTATCGAGTTTGTTCACACCGACCGGCAGGGAATGGTGACCCAGCGACAGGTAGGCATTGACACAGACTCCTTTGTGCAATCGATGAGAGCAGTCGTTCGCCAGGACCCCGACGTGATCATGCTGGGAGAAATGCGAGACGCGGAAACCGTGTTCTCCGCCATGCAGGCCGCTGAAACCGGCCACCTGGTGCTCTCGACTCTGCATACGCCTGATGCGATTGATACCGTGAACCGAATCACCGATTTCTTCCCGGCCGAACAGCACCAGCAGGTGAGAAACCAATTTTCCATATGTCTGCGAGCCATCGTCTCGCAGAGACTCGTTCCCCGAAAAACCGGCACCGGCCGCATCGCTGCCGTCGAAATCCTGATCGGGACCCAACTGGTGAAAGAGAGAATCCGCATCCAGGCCGACGCCTCGCAAATCATCTCCCTGATGTGCGAAGGGCGGGAGACCTACGGAATGCAGACGTTTGACCAACATCTGTACGAACTCTGGGAGGCTGAAGAGATATCTGAAGAGACGGCGCTGGCGTATGCCACCAGTCCAAAAGACCTCTCGCTCAGACTGCGCGGCCTGATCTGA
- the dusB gene encoding tRNA dihydrouridine synthase DusB gives MEGTATRIGNVGIIGKLVLGPMSGITDLAFRLVSKSFGCSLGYVPLVSAKALVLGSRKTFELLETDPAEKPVAVQLFGGEPDVIGRAVEILKPYPFDLVDINMGCPAPKVAGHAGGSSLLRDPGLAAEIVRAAVQAAGKPVTAKIRSGWDERSTNAVEIALMLQEAGASAIVVHPRTKAQRFTGRANWNIIRQVKQAVRIPVVGNGDVSSPEDAKRMLEQTGCDLVMVARAARGNPWIFQRGNYFLQEGKTLPQPSPHVRVQTLIRHCTILAQYEGERTAALKMRKHAGWYIKGLQNAASARERINKAQTTGEIILICRDLEHQWHESCSP, from the coding sequence ATGGAAGGAACTGCAACACGCATAGGGAACGTCGGGATAATCGGAAAGCTCGTGCTGGGGCCGATGTCGGGAATCACCGACTTGGCCTTTCGCCTTGTCTCAAAATCTTTCGGATGTTCTCTCGGATACGTGCCCCTCGTCAGCGCGAAGGCCCTCGTCCTGGGCAGCCGCAAAACGTTTGAACTTCTCGAGACAGACCCGGCCGAGAAACCCGTCGCTGTACAGCTCTTCGGCGGCGAGCCCGATGTCATCGGCAGGGCAGTCGAGATTCTGAAGCCCTATCCTTTTGATCTGGTCGATATCAATATGGGATGTCCCGCTCCCAAAGTGGCCGGTCACGCGGGCGGCTCCTCGCTTCTGCGCGATCCCGGTCTCGCCGCCGAGATCGTCCGGGCCGCTGTTCAGGCGGCGGGCAAACCCGTGACCGCTAAAATCCGGTCCGGCTGGGACGAGCGTTCGACCAACGCCGTCGAAATTGCGCTGATGCTCCAGGAGGCGGGCGCTTCGGCGATTGTCGTTCATCCAAGAACCAAAGCCCAGCGGTTTACCGGCCGTGCGAACTGGAACATCATTCGGCAAGTCAAACAGGCGGTCCGGATACCCGTTGTCGGCAACGGAGACGTTTCCTCGCCCGAAGATGCAAAACGGATGCTCGAGCAAACCGGCTGCGATCTGGTAATGGTCGCCCGCGCCGCCCGCGGCAATCCCTGGATATTTCAGAGAGGAAATTATTTCCTGCAAGAAGGAAAGACACTGCCGCAACCCTCTCCCCATGTGAGGGTACAAACTCTGATCAGGCATTGTACAATTTTGGCGCAATACGAGGGCGAGCGCACCGCCGCCTTGAAAATGCGAAAACATGCCGGCTGGTACATCAAAGGCCTCCAGAACGCCGCAAGTGCCCGAGAACGGATAAACAAAGCGCAGACGACCGGCGAGATCATCTTGATATGTCGCGACTTAGAGCATCAGTGGCATGAGTCTTGCTCCCCCTGA